The following proteins come from a genomic window of Malus sylvestris chromosome 4, drMalSylv7.2, whole genome shotgun sequence:
- the LOC126618607 gene encoding uncharacterized protein LOC126618607 → MRRRKKREIYLIAIIYITSSATACVGILLCNCFVPSPSKEKKMANLAKLDFAALDITGKNYLTWVLDTKIHLEAANLGDTIKEESSSSSQDRAKAMIFIRRHLDEALKSEYLMVEDPLALWNALKSRYNHQTTVILPKARYDWTHLRIQDFKSVAEYNSALFRITSQMKLCGGYYH, encoded by the exons atgagaagaagaaagaaaagagaaatatatctaatagcaataatatacattacttcctctgcaacagcttGTGTCGGTATATTactctgcaactgcttcgttccttcaccgagtaaag aaaagaaaatggcaaacttggcaaaacttgattttgctgccctggacattactggaaagaattaccttacatgggtactggataccaagatccatctagaagcagcaaatcttggagataccatcaaGGAAGAAAGCAgctcatcctctcaagatcgggcaaaggccatgatttttattcgtcgccatcttgatgaggcactaaagagcgagtacttaatggttgaagatccgttagcCCTTTGGAATGCCTTGAAAagcagatacaatcaccagacaacggtgattcttccaaaagctcgctatgactggactcacctaaggatccaggatttcaaatcagtggctgagtacaattcggcgttgttcagaattacctctcagatgaaACTCTGTGGGGGATACTATCACTGA